A single genomic interval of Candidatus Jordarchaeales archaeon harbors:
- a CDS encoding UPF0146 family protein, with amino-acid sequence METRYRNARKIVEVGVGRKYEVAARLASNLTAELILTDLNPNFFVGVRLGRNVKMIVDDIFNPDWKLYEGADLIYAIRPNPEVQNQILEVASRVGADVLLNVLSGEWIETNNKKMKHVLINYKGVTLHLFLNVSRKREET; translated from the coding sequence ATAGAGACAAGGTATCGTAACGCGCGAAAAATAGTTGAAGTGGGTGTTGGAAGAAAATACGAAGTGGCTGCTAGACTGGCGAGCAATCTGACTGCAGAGCTTATTTTAACTGACTTAAATCCTAATTTTTTCGTAGGAGTCAGACTTGGAAGAAACGTCAAAATGATTGTTGATGACATTTTTAACCCTGATTGGAAGTTGTATGAAGGGGCAGACTTAATATACGCTATAAGACCGAACCCAGAAGTGCAAAATCAGATACTTGAAGTGGCGTCAAGAGTAGGAGCAGATGTTCTTCTCAATGTCCTAAGCGGAGAGTGGATTGAAACGAACAATAAAAAAATGAAACACGTGTTGATCAATTATAAGGGAGTCACGTTACACCTCTTCCTTAATGTTTCCCGTAAAAGAGAAGAAACTTGA
- a CDS encoding V-type ATP synthase subunit B, whose translation MISIAKESGIISAQKYYRTISEITGPLVIVSGVKDVAYNEVVLIELPNGETRRGTVLEVGLGKAVVQVFEGTRGIDARNTTVRFTGETMKLPVSIEMMGRIFNGSGEPIDGGPPIIPEDELDIHGYPINPYAREYPREFIQTGLSVIDGLNSLVRGQKLPIFSGAGLPHNRIAVQIARQAKVLGKEEDFAVVFAAMGITAEEARFFRADFERTGALERVVLFMNLADDPAIERIITPRVALTAAEYLAYEHNMHILVILTDMTNYAEALREISAAREEVPGRRGYPGYLYTDLATIYERAGRIRGKKGTITQMPILTMPNDDITHPIPDLTGYITEGQLIVDRGLHRKGIYPPIDPRPSLSRLMKEGIGPGRTRKDHREVSDQLYYAYSEAVDLRALVAVVGEEALLPRDKKYLEFGEVFEKRFINQGEYEERSIEETLDLGWELLSMFPESELKRIDPETINWAKREGKYTYVGE comes from the coding sequence GTGATTTCAATAGCGAAGGAGAGTGGCATTATTTCGGCGCAAAAATATTATCGTACAATATCCGAAATCACCGGTCCACTTGTTATAGTGAGTGGTGTGAAAGACGTAGCTTACAATGAAGTAGTTCTCATAGAACTTCCTAATGGCGAAACAAGAAGAGGAACAGTTTTAGAAGTTGGGTTAGGTAAGGCTGTAGTTCAAGTCTTCGAGGGAACTAGAGGAATCGACGCCAGGAACACCACTGTCAGATTTACTGGGGAGACGATGAAGCTGCCTGTCTCCATCGAGATGATGGGACGCATCTTTAATGGTTCAGGGGAGCCCATAGACGGGGGACCACCAATAATCCCTGAAGACGAGTTAGATATTCACGGTTACCCGATCAACCCTTATGCAAGAGAATACCCCAGAGAGTTTATCCAAACAGGTTTAAGCGTAATAGATGGTTTAAACTCTCTAGTCAGGGGGCAGAAGTTACCGATATTTTCAGGAGCAGGGTTACCTCACAATAGGATAGCTGTCCAAATAGCTAGGCAGGCTAAAGTTCTGGGGAAAGAGGAAGACTTCGCCGTTGTTTTCGCCGCAATGGGTATAACAGCAGAGGAGGCAAGATTTTTCAGGGCTGACTTCGAAAGAACTGGAGCGTTAGAAAGAGTTGTCCTTTTCATGAACCTTGCAGATGACCCTGCGATTGAGAGAATAATAACTCCCCGAGTAGCCTTAACGGCAGCAGAGTACTTGGCATATGAACACAACATGCACATCTTAGTGATACTCACAGACATGACGAACTACGCTGAAGCTTTAAGAGAAATAAGCGCCGCAAGAGAAGAAGTGCCGGGAAGAAGAGGGTACCCAGGATACCTTTACACCGACCTCGCAACAATCTATGAGAGAGCTGGACGCATAAGAGGGAAGAAGGGAACGATAACTCAAATGCCAATTCTAACAATGCCCAACGATGACATTACTCACCCAATCCCAGACCTTACAGGCTATATCACGGAGGGACAGCTAATTGTTGATAGAGGACTTCACAGAAAAGGCATATACCCGCCAATTGACCCAAGACCAAGCTTAAGCAGGCTCATGAAAGAAGGTATAGGGCCGGGAAGAACTAGGAAAGACCACAGAGAAGTTAGTGACCAATTATACTATGCTTATAGTGAAGCAGTAGACCTCAGAGCATTAGTAGCTGTCGTAGGCGAGGAGGCGCTCCTTCCGAGAGACAAAAAATATCTAGAGTTCGGTGAAGTTTTCGAAAAGAGGTTCATTAATCAAGGAGAGTACGAAGAACGTAGCATAGAAGAAACACTGGATCTTGGATGGGAGTTACTAAGCATGTTCCCTGAAAGCGAGCTGAAAAGGATAGACCCAGAAACAATAAACTGGGCTAAACGAGAAGGAAAGTACACGTACGTCGGAGAGTAG
- the topA gene encoding DNA topoisomerase I, with the protein MGYILVIAEKPSAAERIARALDENGNPAVYEEDGIRYYKAIRDKNELIIVPALGHLFLVRQKSDGWIYPVFNLEWVAAYRVNKRAANTERFISLISKLAKGADLFISATDFDIEGSQIAYNILKYACGSDSLSKAKRMKFSALTEKELLKAYYSLSESLDWGLIEAGRTRHEIDWIYGVNLSRAMTTSLKNAAGKHFILSTGRVQGPTLYFVAKREYEIKSFVPRPYWEIKIKVRIHGKPYILQYGKGKILLKDEADRIVEECSNQTGVITEIHSAERKLNPPPPFDIGSLQSEAYSLFGYTPSRTMAIAERLYLAALISYPRTGSQKFPLSIDLASILEQLKKCEQYEPIATSILSSGKLSPTEGKKDDPAHPPIHPTGVLPEEKLSPEEERIFDLIVRRFLASFGPPSIRESMKIVVKISSHDFYIRGIKTKHAGWLDAYKPYARIEEMELPNVNEGDQVEIIEVLPEKKYTSPPPRYNPSSLLKLMEANQIGTKATRAEIIETLYERRYITGRQIEMTDLGFSVINVLSSYCPKVLSVDLTRELEEAMNQIELQKKTRQEVLMDAIEKLTPILEEFKLKEKEIGKALYESLVVLWEKESTLGECPICGGLLKIVKSKKSKKRFVGCSNYWNAKCYFSAPLPQSGTIEPTRKKCPNCGFPIIIIKRPKRRPQEICVNWQNCQEAK; encoded by the coding sequence ATATTTTAGTTATCGCAGAAAAACCCAGTGCCGCAGAACGCATCGCCAGGGCGCTTGACGAAAATGGTAACCCAGCAGTCTATGAAGAAGATGGCATCCGCTATTATAAAGCAATTAGAGACAAGAATGAATTGATAATAGTCCCAGCTTTAGGTCATCTTTTCCTAGTTCGCCAAAAAAGTGACGGGTGGATTTACCCTGTCTTCAACTTAGAATGGGTTGCTGCCTATCGTGTTAACAAACGCGCCGCCAACACTGAGCGCTTCATAAGTCTCATTTCGAAACTTGCTAAAGGTGCCGACTTATTTATTTCGGCTACCGACTTCGACATAGAAGGTAGCCAAATTGCCTACAATATACTCAAATACGCCTGCGGCTCAGACAGCCTTTCAAAAGCAAAAAGGATGAAATTTTCAGCATTAACCGAAAAAGAACTTCTCAAGGCCTACTACTCCCTTTCAGAATCCCTTGATTGGGGCCTTATCGAAGCAGGCAGGACAAGGCATGAAATTGACTGGATATATGGAGTAAATTTGTCACGAGCAATGACTACATCACTAAAGAACGCCGCCGGAAAGCATTTTATTTTAAGCACTGGGCGCGTTCAAGGACCAACGCTTTACTTCGTAGCAAAAAGAGAGTACGAAATAAAAAGTTTTGTGCCAAGACCTTACTGGGAGATTAAAATTAAAGTTAGAATTCACGGTAAACCCTACATTTTGCAATATGGGAAAGGAAAAATATTGCTAAAAGATGAAGCTGACAGGATCGTCGAAGAATGCAGCAACCAAACAGGAGTAATAACTGAAATTCATTCAGCCGAAAGAAAACTTAATCCACCACCCCCATTTGACATCGGCAGCCTTCAATCAGAGGCTTATTCTCTCTTCGGTTATACCCCCAGTAGGACAATGGCCATTGCCGAAAGACTATACCTAGCAGCTTTGATTTCTTATCCGCGAACCGGCAGTCAAAAGTTTCCTCTGTCAATAGATTTAGCATCCATCCTTGAACAACTGAAAAAATGTGAACAATATGAGCCCATAGCCACTTCAATCCTTTCTAGTGGAAAACTATCCCCTACTGAAGGTAAAAAAGACGATCCAGCGCATCCGCCAATCCATCCGACAGGAGTGCTTCCCGAAGAAAAGCTTTCACCAGAAGAGGAAAGAATATTCGATTTAATAGTGAGGCGCTTCCTCGCATCATTCGGCCCCCCCTCTATTCGAGAAAGCATGAAAATCGTAGTAAAGATTTCATCCCATGATTTTTACATAAGAGGAATAAAAACCAAGCACGCCGGCTGGTTAGACGCTTACAAGCCATACGCCAGAATAGAAGAAATGGAGCTTCCCAACGTGAATGAAGGAGATCAAGTTGAAATAATCGAGGTCCTTCCAGAGAAAAAGTATACGTCGCCACCCCCTAGATATAACCCCAGCAGTCTCCTAAAATTAATGGAAGCCAACCAGATAGGAACGAAAGCCACCCGAGCAGAAATAATAGAAACACTTTATGAAAGGCGGTACATTACCGGAAGACAAATTGAAATGACCGACCTAGGCTTCTCTGTGATCAACGTTTTATCGTCCTACTGTCCAAAAGTTTTGTCAGTTGATTTAACACGTGAACTCGAAGAAGCAATGAATCAAATAGAACTACAGAAAAAAACGAGACAAGAAGTATTAATGGATGCGATAGAAAAACTAACTCCAATCCTTGAAGAATTTAAATTGAAAGAAAAAGAAATTGGAAAAGCGCTTTATGAATCATTAGTAGTTTTATGGGAAAAAGAGTCTACTTTAGGTGAATGTCCAATCTGTGGAGGACTATTGAAAATAGTTAAATCTAAAAAAAGTAAGAAACGGTTCGTGGGCTGCTCTAACTATTGGAATGCAAAATGCTATTTTAGTGCTCCACTCCCTCAATCAGGAACCATCGAACCAACACGAAAGAAATGCCCTAATTGTGGTTTCCCAATAATTATCATTAAAAGGCCTAAGCGACGTCCTCAGGAAATTTGCGTTAATTGGCAGAACTGTCAGGAGGCAAAGTGA